The stretch of DNA ATTTTATCTACGCCGTATTCTCCTTTTGTGAGAGTTCCTGTCTTATCAAAAAGAACCGTATTCACCTCACGAGCTACTTCTAAAGCAAGTCTTTGTTTAATCAAAAGACCATTTCGCGCTGCCATTGTTGTAGAGATAGAGGCAACTAAAGGAACTGCCAAACCGAGGGCATGAGGACAGGCAATAACGAGAACAGCAACTAAACGTTCGGTTGCGAAAACAAGTCCTGCCCCAGCAAGTAGCCATGCAACAAAAGTAATCCCACCAACGCTAATGGCGATGAGGGTTAAATAGAATGCTGCTCGATCTGAGAGCATTTGGAGCCGTGATTTGGATGCCTGAGCTTCGGCAATGAGTCGCTTCACTCCCGCAAGAAAAGTGTTTTCGCCGATTTTAGAAACTTTTATTTTCAGCATTCCATCTTCATTAATGGTTCCAGCAATCACTTCTTTCCCAACGGTTTTACTAATTGGTTTTGATTCTCCTGTAACCATGGATTCATTCACGTCTGATTTCCCCTCCACCACCAGACCATCTGCAGCGATTTTCCCGCCAGGACGAACGACAATAATGTCTCCCACTTTCAGTTCTTCCAATGGAACCATATGGGTTTCATCCCCATGAACTACCTCCGCTGTATCTGGAAGTAGTTTTGACAACTCTTTCAAAGCTCCTTGTGCCCCCTGAACCGCTCTCATTTCGATCCAATGACCGAGAAGCATAATCGTAATCAGCGTGGTGAGTTCCCAAAAAAGGGTATGTCCCAGGCCTGCAAAAGTAGCGTAGGCGCTAAAAAGATAAGCTGCCGTGATCGCAATGGAGATGAGCGTCATCATGCCGGGCATTCTTGCTCTGACTTCTCTGAAGGCTCCGACTAGAAAAACCCAGCCTCCATAAAAGAACACGATGGAACCTAAAATGAGCCCGATATACTCAGAACCAGTAAAAGTAGGGGCTGCCCATCCCAAAAGGCGTTCGGGAAGCTCCGAGTAAAGAACCACCGGCACTGTTAACAGAAGACTTACGTAGAATTTTCGAGCGAAGATATTTACGTTGTGCCCTTCGTGCTTATTAAGTCCATTTTCCATTTCGTGATGTTCATGCTTTTTTACCTCGTGATCGTGCACTGGATTTTCTTTCCTCTTTGCAGGCAATAAATTCATCCCACACAGAGGGCACATTCCAGGCTTATCTTGCTGGATTTCAGGATGCATTGGACACGTGTAGATGATATTGTCTTGTGACATAAATGAGAGTTATTTTTTTCTTTGTGCAAGTTTGTAAACTTTTAGTATCTCCGCTACAGCCTTGTCTTCTTTTCCATTTTTCATTTGCTCGATAACATGAGTGGAGAGGTGGTTTTCTAAGACCAAATCTTCAATGCCAGAGAGTGCTTCTTTAACCGCGCTGGATTGAGTGATTATATTTACGCAGTAGCTCTCATCCTCAACCATTTTTTGAAGACCACGAATTTGACCCTCAATGATTTTTAGTCTTCGTATGGCTTTGGATTTTATGTCTTTTCTCATATATACTGGAGAATACCCCTTGGGGGTATTTTATGCAACTCTTGCAATCACCGAGTTGCTTATTCAATAGAACTAATGCTGTGAGCATAAAAATCAGGCTAAGTATTTTGAAAAATAAGTTGTACGTCGTGAAAAATCCAAGCCCTACACTGAAACCAAAAATGGATATGAGGGGAATCGTACAAAGCGTACAAAATATTGTGAAAAAACCGGTTAAAAAACCGAAGCCCAGTATTGAACCTGTCTTTGTACTTTTTACTATGGACTTTCTAAGCAAGTAAAGTCTCACTAAACCTGCCAAAATCAGCGCCGTTAAAACGCTGAGTAGCCCAGAGAAAACGACGTTCTTAATCGTGAGTGAACCTCCTACAACACAGGCTGGGACTTTTCCGACTGCCGGTAGGATTTTCATCACTTGGTAATAGCCATAAAAAATGGTCATTGCCAGTGCCAGGGTATAAAGCCATTGGAGGGGTTCTTTATGAATTTTTTGTAGTCCTTTCATTTATTCAAATTTTACAAGAATATTTTGCTTATCTTTAATGATGATCTGACTCGGGTCGGTGAATGTCTGGCCGTCGACTACAAAACTAATTTTTCCGGGCTCACCTGTGTTTTCACAGATATCCCCATTTTTGTAGTCTTCCAGGTTTTCACTCGTGATACTAAGCCCTGCGTTTTTGAAAAAGTTCGCCAAAGTAATATCGGATTCGCTGAGCACAAGGCCTTCTACGTGAACCAGGTTGTCGTCGTGACCATGAATGACGTCGTGATTGCCTGAGTCGCTTAGGTTTAGCGACTTTCCACAGGCTTCGTAAGAAATTGGGGCGTGCCAGTGGACTTCGGTGTCGGTTACCGGGTTAGAAACATCTTTCAGACTATTCACGAAGCCAAAAATCATGAGTGCAATGATAAGCCCAATAGTTCCATACACTAAGATGTCCTGCACCCAGCGATTTTTTAAAAATGTTGACATGAAGTTTAGGTTAGATTTTAGAGATTACTCTGGTGAGGGTTGCTTCAATAGTTTCTGCTAGAGATTTCAGGTTCGGATTATCAACCCTACTCATGGCTACTGAAGGACGAATGGCGCCAACGCGAACCGCACCCGTTTCATCCTCGTAAACAATCACGTTACATGGCAAGAAAAGGCCGATCTCCTCTTCCAGTTCCAATGCTTTAAAAGCAGAGGGTGGATGGCATGCTCCCAAAATCAAGTAAGGGCGCATCTCTTTATCCAGTTTTTCTTTCATTTTAGCTCGGACATCAATTTCTGTGAGTACGCCAAAACCGTCCTCTTTTAAGGCCAATTTCACTAGTTCAATGGTTTCGTCAAAGGACTTCATGCTGTAGGTCGATATTGAATAGCTAGACATAAGAAGGATAGGTTAATGATTTTAATGAGAGCTTTTTATAAACCGCAACACTCATAAGGAATACTCCCAGGAGTCCTAAAAATGGGCGGATGGGTTCCAAGTAAGTGAGTAAGAGACCTGAACCAAAAAGTAGTAAAAGGAGTTTATTGCAGATTGGACAAGCGAACCCAAGAAACCCGAGCACTCCACCAACGCCTGCTTTCTTGGTCGCACAAACAGGTGCGTTCAATCCAAAAAATAAACCCATCAATATGGATTCAAGAATAAGAAATACATAGTCGAGCCAATACACGGGTGTCATTCGTTGAAAAAATGGATTTTCATATACAGCTGTGACGGCGCCAAAAATCACGAATACTGTAATAGAGATTCCGATTATTTTCAAAATTTCTCTGTTTGAAAATTTGAGGTTCATTTTAGAAGTTCATTAAAGATTTGCTCAAAGGTTTCGTACGGATATGCGCCGATAACGAGCTGCCCATTGATGACAAAACTTGGAGTGCCGTTCATCCCCGCGGCTCTGCCTGCCGCAGAGTCTTCGGCGATTTCGTCGTAGTATTTTTGTCCTTCCTGGCACTCTTTAAATTGATCAGCATCTAAGCCAAGTTGCTCTGCATAGGTGTACAAACTCTCTTCCGGGATTTTTACCGTCCCATAGCCCAATTTATTTTCCCCTTCAAAAATAAGGTCATGGTAGGCGAAGTACACTTCATCCCCTCCTTGATCTCTGGCACATTCCGCTGCATTGGCCGCTGGAGTCGCATCCGTATGACCTAGAGAAGTCAAAGGCATATCCCTGTAGACGAGTTTCACCAAGCCTTTGTCGATATAATTTTCTTTGATTAAAGGAAGAGTTTCATTAAAAAAACTTCTACAGAAAGGGCATTGATAATCCGAGAATTCGATCATGGTTATTGGAGCATCCTCTGAACCCATAAAAGGATCGTCGTCCGCATCCGTTGGATTCTGCACTTGATTGACCGTTGGTGTGGGACTTGTTGAATCACTTTGGGTAGTGGTGGTTTCCTTGGCATTTCCCATTTGCTGGCCCAAGAGAATGCCGATTCCCAATATAATCGGGAGGGTTAGGATCGGAAGTATTTTTGAAAAGGATTTCTTAGTTTCTTTCATCATAAAAAGCGTTAAGTTTAAAGGATTGAAGTAAAGACTTCACTCCCTTTGAACCACGCCTTTCGAGAAACGAATGAAGGAAGGGACTAGAGGTGGATAGGTGGAAAATTGCTTCCCGGCTAGTTGGAAAACTAGGATGGTAGTCGCGACAAAGTAGGCAGCTACCCAGAGGAGTAAAGGCTGTGGAGTCAGGTCGTTTGGTAATATCTTTGTGATGGAGGGACTGTGAATGGTGTCACAGCAAGCTTGTTCGATTGAAGCCGGAGTTTTTGTAGACAGTTGGTGCATTCCTTCCATCGACTTCATACACAAAAATGACCCCAACAGGGTGATGAGAAATAGGAATAGGATTTTTTGCGTCAATTTTTTCACCCAATTATTCTAAGCCTTTTCCATTTTAAAGCAATTTCAATGGCAACAAAGTTTTCCCTCCTCAATGCTTTCACGTCCTTCTTTAAAACACAGAAAGACGAAAACAAGCCCTGTGACTGCATCTGTCCACCAAAGACCAAATAGGAAATTGAGTCCTGTTCCAAACAAGAGAGCAAGGGACATGAGCACGCAGACAAAAGTTTGTTTGGAGTCTGCCACCAGGCTTCGACTCCTCATGGATTTTCCAGTCTTGTATTTGAGGTGGGCCAAGAAAGGCATGATGATTAAAGAAAGCGCGGCAATAATCATACCGAGGAGACTGGGCTCCGGCCCCTCATGAAGGTAAAGTTTTTTGATGGATTCAAATAGAATATAGGCTCCCAAGACATAGAAACTGTAAACCCACAAACTTGGACGCCTTTCTTTCGATTTCTTCTTCGTGTTCTTCACTCTTAATTTTTGCACTGAATCTCCAAATTATCACAGTTCCCGATATTGATTCAATGAAGCTGTCAAAGCCGAAGCCGACCAGGGCTAGACTTTCCGTTAAAGCTCCTGCCGCAATGGAAACAAGCCCTTCGAGGATATATGACTAGCGAACCTTCCTCAAGACCATTCCAAACCACCAAGGGTTTGTATACTGTTTTTTTACCTTAAAGCCAAGGTTTTTGAGTTCTTCGTAAAACTCCTTCCGCTTGTACATTTCTTTATAGGGATGAGCTAAGAAAAGCCTTAGAATTTTACCGATTCTAGTCTCGAAAGTGTCTATGGAGAGGTCTTCTAGGATGAGTTGTCCGCCTGGCTTCAAAAGTCTATGCAATTCCTTCAATGCATCTTTCCAATTTGGAATGTGGTGGATGATCCCAAAATCGACAATGGCATCGAAGGACGCATCGGTGAATCTCAAATGACTAGCATCACCTACCTCAAAGGCAATATGAGGAGCCTTCACGCGACGTTTTGCTCGTCTAATCATTTGAGGGTCAAGGTCGATGGCGTTGATGCTCTTAGGTTTGAAATGTTTTTGAATCAGCTTTGTGCCGACCCCTTGTCCGCATCCTATCTCTAAAACAGCCTTATCACTTGGTAGATCAGACATGCTTTTGAGTTTTTTTGCTTCAAATCCTTGAATAAACGCCCTTATAGGGTTATTCATCAGCCAGAACTCGATCTTGTTCATGAGCATAGCTTTTGGGTTATTTGGAGAGCTGCATGATCTTGTAAGACCCTCTCGCAACCATAAAGAAGATGAGGGAACCGATGATGAGATCGGGGTAGCTCGACTGTGTATAGTAAACCAATACTGCTGCAAGAATGACCCCTATGTTTGCGAGCACATCATTAGAGGTGCAAAGCTCGCTTGCCTTGATGTGCACGTCCTTACTCTTGGAGCGTTGGAGTACCACAAGGGAGGTGACGTTTGCAGCGAGGGCAAAAATAGAGATCAAAATCATGTACGCAAAGAGAGGAGTTTCTTCAAAACCAATGAAGCGTCTAATGACTTCTATGAGTCCGAAACTAGCAAGAGCGAGCTGAAGGTAAGCAATCAGCTTCACGATACTCTTCTTGGCTACAGTGGCTCTTCCAATGGCATAAAGGCTAAGTCCGTATACAACTGCGTCCGCAAACATATCCAGACCATCCGCTACCACGCCCATTGAGTGAATAATGAATCCTGCTGTGACTTCAACGAAGAAGAAGGCGAGGTTGATGCCTAGTACTAACTTTAGAGTTTTTTCTTCATCCTGATCGATCTCCAATTGAGCTGGGGAAGAGTTTTTTTGTGACTTCAGGAGTTTGGAGTCGAGCCGTAGGCTTTCTAGGGTTTTCGTTACTTGTTCAATATCGCCCTCGTGGTAAACCTGTACAAGCCTAGCTGAAAGATCTACCTCGATCTGCTTAATACCTTCCAGCGGTTGGAGCTTCATTCGTATCATTCTTTCCTCACTGGGGCAGTCCATCTTTGAAACCTTGAATGTGCTTTTCTGCATAGAGTTTAGTAACGGGTACACTTATAAATTTCGTCCGCGTGTTCCCTTACGATCTTGCGAGCGGACTCAATCATGTCGCGAATTTCCTTTGAAGCAAGCTCGTAAGACACTTCACGACCGATCTTTTCTTTTTGAACGAGACCACATTCCAAGAGACAAGCTAAATGAGTAGAAGTGTTCGGCTGGGAAAGCCCTGTGGCTTCTACGATTTGTGAAACGGTCTTGGCTCCTTCCATGAGTTCGGTGAGGATGGCTAGGCGGGACTGGTCAGCGAAGCCTTTGAAGAAGCGGGATTCAATTTCAAGTTGTTTCTTATCCATAAGGTATCAATACATGTTTATGTGTTTATATTAAGTAATACGAAGTCTTCAGTCAAGTTTGATATCCCTTTTTATACTGTCTCAAATGTCTCATTTAGCCTGAAACGCCATAGTTGTGTCTCACGGCAAGAGACACTACAATGAGACAGCCCAAAGGGTACTAGACCCGAGTGGCCAGCCAATTAAAAATGGGAAGTAGTCAAGTTTTTCAGCGAAAATTTTTGAAGTGATTCATATCATGCTATGATTGCGATCATATGAAATCACTTTATTGGAAGTTGCCACTTTTTCTTACTGTCTCTCTTGGTCTACTCGGAGCGATATGGCTAGGGGTAACTGTCTATCCAAATTTAACGCTTCCGATCTGTGGGGAAAAGGGTGAGTCCTCACCTGCAGTAGCGAAATCTTACGATCAATTGTCGGTTTCCAATGAATCAATTGAGTCAGGGTCGATTTGTGATCAGGTGATTGGGATGGAGAATGTCGATGCGAGTCGTACGGATTGTTCTGTTTCCTGGGTAGATGAAGAAGGGTCCACTGCCTTCCTGGTGGCAACACGCACAAATACCTGTAGAACGCATGGCCAGAAGGAACCATTTAAAAAATACTTTTTCAGCATTTTATCTGAAAACCTTGTCTTCCCAATCACGGACTTGGCGCAATTCCCGACTTTGAATGCAGAAGGCATGGAAAATGTCGCACACTATGCAAATCAGTATGGGCTTGAATCGCTCGATTATTTTGTTGGGCAATATGCGTATTTTTGGGGAAAGAAAAATGATGTCACATGCGAGGATATGGAACTTAACGGCGCCATCATGGAGCATTGTCGCTTTACTGCTATTAACGATCTTTATCCTGATTACGATGCTTACGCTAATAGCGTGAACTTGCTACTTAAAGAGTACAAAGATTGTAACGCTATGCGCGATAAAATGGGGTATGATGATGGAGAATATGGATCGTATTACAGTGGCAAGGTTAATACTATTCTTTCAGCATGCGCAATGACTTATGCGCAAGAGAATAGTGACGCTTATTACTGCCTTGACCATTTCTTTGGAGAAAAAGAGGAGGGATTTGCTGGTCGCTACGAATGTGTGGAGAGGTCGACGAATAATGTCAGTGTGGAATATTGTGACTCATTGCCAAGCAATGCGCAGGACAAGAGCAGAATGACCCCTGCATGTTATGAAGCCCTGGCCTGGGTGACACTCGATGAAAACTATTGCGACAAAATTGAATACCCTGGAAATGGCAGTGAGGAGTATTTTATAGCTCAATGCAAAGATGAAG from Candidatus Gracilibacteria bacterium encodes:
- a CDS encoding heavy metal translocating P-type ATPase produces the protein MSQDNIIYTCPMHPEIQQDKPGMCPLCGMNLLPAKRKENPVHDHEVKKHEHHEMENGLNKHEGHNVNIFARKFYVSLLLTVPVVLYSELPERLLGWAAPTFTGSEYIGLILGSIVFFYGGWVFLVGAFREVRARMPGMMTLISIAITAAYLFSAYATFAGLGHTLFWELTTLITIMLLGHWIEMRAVQGAQGALKELSKLLPDTAEVVHGDETHMVPLEELKVGDIIVVRPGGKIAADGLVVEGKSDVNESMVTGESKPISKTVGKEVIAGTINEDGMLKIKVSKIGENTFLAGVKRLIAEAQASKSRLQMLSDRAAFYLTLIAISVGGITFVAWLLAGAGLVFATERLVAVLVIACPHALGLAVPLVASISTTMAARNGLLIKQRLALEVAREVNTVLFDKTGTLTKGEYGVDKIWSLEAKDESEVLSLAASVDAHSEHFIARAIVESAKQKNLPIKEVKDFGRIPGKGVKAFLEGKEVAIGSMSLLEEKGIRLPTEIQKEIEAENKKGKTIIFVLREKKALGALALGDLIREESRQAIKELKENGLKVAMITGDNDEVAKWVATELGIDEYFGNVLPDQKAAKVKLLQERGSKVAMVGDGINDAPALTQADLGIAIGAGTNVAIESAGIILVRNDPRDIMKIIRLSRLTYKKMIQNLFWATGYNAVALPLGAGVLASYGILMQPALAAIFMSLSTVIVAINAVLLKRSKLEAGNH
- a CDS encoding metal-sensing transcriptional repressor, with translation MRKDIKSKAIRRLKIIEGQIRGLQKMVEDESYCVNIITQSSAVKEALSGIEDLVLENHLSTHVIEQMKNGKEDKAVAEILKVYKLAQRKK
- a CDS encoding DUF302 domain-containing protein; the protein is MSSYSISTYSMKSFDETIELVKLALKEDGFGVLTEIDVRAKMKEKLDKEMRPYLILGACHPPSAFKALELEEEIGLFLPCNVIVYEDETGAVRVGAIRPSVAMSRVDNPNLKSLAETIEATLTRVISKI
- a CDS encoding DsbA family protein, which codes for MMKETKKSFSKILPILTLPIILGIGILLGQQMGNAKETTTTQSDSTSPTPTVNQVQNPTDADDDPFMGSEDAPITMIEFSDYQCPFCRSFFNETLPLIKENYIDKGLVKLVYRDMPLTSLGHTDATPAANAAECARDQGGDEVYFAYHDLIFEGENKLGYGTVKIPEESLYTYAEQLGLDADQFKECQEGQKYYDEIAEDSAAGRAAGMNGTPSFVINGQLVIGAYPYETFEQIFNELLKGTSNFQTEKFGK
- a CDS encoding cation transporter yields the protein MKNTKKKSKERRPSLWVYSFYVLGAYILFESIKKLYLHEGPEPSLLGMIIAALSLIIMPFLAHLKYKTGKSMRSRSLVADSKQTFVCVLMSLALLFGTGLNFLFGLWWTDAVTGLVFVFLCFKEGRESIEEGKLCCHGNCFKMEKA
- a CDS encoding class I SAM-dependent methyltransferase, translated to MLMNKIEFWLMNNPIRAFIQGFEAKKLKSMSDLPSDKAVLEIGCGQGVGTKLIQKHFKPKSINAIDLDPQMIRRAKRRVKAPHIAFEVGDASHLRFTDASFDAIVDFGIIHHIPNWKDALKELHRLLKPGGQLILEDLSIDTFETRIGKILRLFLAHPYKEMYKRKEFYEELKNLGFKVKKQYTNPWWFGMVLRKVR
- a CDS encoding cation transporter, whose product is MQKSTFKVSKMDCPSEERMIRMKLQPLEGIKQIEVDLSARLVQVYHEGDIEQVTKTLESLRLDSKLLKSQKNSSPAQLEIDQDEEKTLKLVLGINLAFFFVEVTAGFIIHSMGVVADGLDMFADAVVYGLSLYAIGRATVAKKSIVKLIAYLQLALASFGLIEVIRRFIGFEETPLFAYMILISIFALAANVTSLVVLQRSKSKDVHIKASELCTSNDVLANIGVILAAVLVYYTQSSYPDLIIGSLIFFMVARGSYKIMQLSK
- a CDS encoding metalloregulator ArsR/SmtB family transcription factor yields the protein MDKKQLEIESRFFKGFADQSRLAILTELMEGAKTVSQIVEATGLSQPNTSTHLACLLECGLVQKEKIGREVSYELASKEIRDMIESARKIVREHADEIYKCTRY